In Rubripirellula tenax, the following are encoded in one genomic region:
- a CDS encoding FAD-dependent oxidoreductase: MSIATANNTSSPNLAEIKSRVRTRLLIVGGGMAAHQFCRQLVSSGSIKKFDVTIFGGESRLAYDRVNLSRMFEGKGESDLLLARHDWYDENAIEFKTNCVISQLDRPNHEIVDEKGNRFGYDKLVLATGSRAFVPPVPGSDSEGVFVYRTMDDLERIQHHVVQRSATVGAVIGGGLLGLEAAKILKDLGLRTSVIEMAPGLMPRQLDRDGAARLKQHVESMGVDVHLVRRTQSIEPDGSGGLSIRFGNADPIDVDVLIIAAGVRPNDSLARGSGLALGPRGGIAVDACLQSSDPNVFAIGECCSFRDHIYGLVAPCYRMADVLANRLSGNDVVFRGADESAELKLLGVQVVTLGRAIGESTEGIVLAHRDEHSYRKLILERGKLVGAACVGPWDTVPQIRHAITKQKMIWPLQRTRFLRTGSPWAPGDSLPVFQWPADTIVCSCMGITRGQISQAIADGAVSEEEIAHVTSASTACGSCRSLVCEMVGGDATQIPAPGSTTMLFASITAGVLAILYITFPAPSFATSVTDSWRKIDVLWRDDFPRQVSGYTTLGLTLIGLVFSLRKRMQWFQFGSYAFWRSVHAVLGVLVIACVAIHTGLRMGENLNFLLASTFLGVAAIGSLAGIASGLESRTSGTAAVLVRRWRPRLTRLHTWLFWPLPALVVLHVVSFYWFSDGGK; the protein is encoded by the coding sequence TTGTCGATAGCGACCGCCAACAACACATCATCGCCGAACCTGGCCGAGATCAAGTCACGCGTACGAACGAGACTGCTGATCGTTGGCGGGGGGATGGCTGCACACCAATTCTGTCGACAATTGGTGTCGAGCGGTTCGATCAAGAAGTTCGACGTCACCATCTTTGGTGGCGAATCGAGACTGGCCTACGATCGCGTCAATTTATCTCGCATGTTCGAAGGCAAGGGCGAAAGCGATCTCTTATTGGCTCGCCACGATTGGTACGACGAGAACGCGATTGAATTCAAAACGAACTGTGTTATTTCGCAACTCGATCGACCCAATCACGAAATTGTTGACGAAAAGGGCAACCGTTTTGGTTACGACAAGCTGGTGCTAGCGACCGGATCACGTGCGTTTGTACCGCCGGTCCCGGGAAGCGATTCGGAGGGCGTGTTTGTCTACCGAACGATGGATGACTTGGAGAGAATCCAACATCACGTTGTCCAGCGAAGTGCCACCGTGGGTGCCGTCATCGGCGGTGGATTGCTAGGACTCGAAGCCGCCAAAATTTTGAAAGATCTCGGGCTGCGGACGTCCGTGATCGAAATGGCACCGGGGCTGATGCCCCGCCAACTTGATCGCGATGGTGCTGCGAGACTGAAACAGCATGTCGAATCAATGGGCGTCGACGTTCATTTGGTTCGCCGAACGCAATCGATCGAGCCGGACGGATCCGGAGGGCTCTCGATTCGGTTTGGCAATGCCGATCCGATCGATGTTGACGTGTTGATCATCGCCGCGGGTGTGAGACCGAACGATTCCCTCGCTCGCGGTTCCGGTTTGGCTTTGGGACCGCGAGGCGGAATCGCCGTCGATGCCTGTTTGCAGTCGAGTGACCCCAACGTGTTTGCGATCGGTGAATGCTGTAGTTTTCGCGATCACATCTATGGCTTGGTTGCGCCGTGCTATCGAATGGCTGATGTGCTGGCGAATCGCTTGAGCGGCAACGACGTTGTGTTCCGAGGTGCAGATGAATCCGCCGAATTGAAACTGCTTGGCGTCCAAGTCGTCACGCTCGGCCGCGCGATTGGCGAATCCACCGAGGGTATCGTTTTAGCTCACCGCGACGAGCATTCGTACCGGAAACTGATCCTGGAACGGGGCAAGCTGGTGGGAGCCGCATGCGTCGGTCCCTGGGATACCGTGCCACAGATTCGCCATGCCATCACGAAACAAAAAATGATCTGGCCGCTGCAGCGGACGCGTTTTTTGCGAACGGGTTCACCCTGGGCACCCGGCGATTCGTTGCCCGTTTTCCAATGGCCGGCCGATACAATCGTGTGCAGCTGCATGGGAATCACTCGAGGCCAAATCAGCCAAGCGATCGCGGACGGTGCAGTGAGCGAAGAAGAAATTGCTCACGTCACAAGTGCGTCAACCGCCTGTGGAAGTTGCCGTTCGCTCGTGTGCGAAATGGTGGGTGGCGACGCAACGCAGATCCCCGCGCCGGGCTCGACGACGATGTTGTTCGCATCCATCACGGCTGGGGTCTTGGCGATTCTTTACATCACGTTTCCCGCACCGAGTTTCGCGACCAGCGTCACCGACTCATGGCGAAAGATCGACGTTCTTTGGCGGGACGACTTTCCTCGCCAAGTGTCGGGCTACACGACGCTGGGGCTGACATTGATAGGGCTAGTCTTTTCGCTACGAAAGCGAATGCAATGGTTCCAGTTCGGAAGTTACGCGTTTTGGCGATCGGTACATGCGGTTCTGGGCGTTTTGGTGATTGCATGCGTCGCCATTCATACCGGATTGCGGATGGGCGAGAATCTGAACTTCCTGTTGGCTTCCACATTCTTGGGTGTGGCTGCGATCGGATCGCTGGCAGGGATTGCCAGCGGTCTTGAATCGCGTACGAGCGGAACCGCCGCCGTGCTGGTCCGACGGTGGCGGCCTCGACTGACGCGACTGCACACGTGGCTGTTTTGGCCGCTGCCCGCTTTGGTGGTGCTGCATGTCGTTTCCTTCTATTGGTTTTCCGACGGAGGGAAATGA
- a CDS encoding cytochrome c3 family protein, with protein sequence MVKKWFARPTRQWWLWSGINLGLIAYFGYAFVAPPSSVKASLLPGETTHGHYQIELDCNACHSPTTDSAEHSAGNVMTDACNRCHADQLKRVNDTHPAKKFRDPTNAESLSILDAQDCLTCHREHVPEQTASMGLTLPTDYCWHCHDDVGESRPSHAEMKFDSCATAGCHNYHDNLALYEKFLDDHYGEPDHLITAVVPARDFASQWRGGHTHVGPLGIEDSDGPNRASSDPTILTDWFETAHAVAGINCSGCHESRDAAGANTWNDTVEMSVCETCHKPQTDSFQTGKHGMRLAMGMSPMQPSLARLSMHAGASHQNLNCNACHAGHRFDTQYAAVDACQQCHADSHTLAYANSSHAQLWRAEMAGELPAGSGVSCATCHMPRIAGDDGIWVNHDQNAVLRPSESMAREVCGHCHGIEYALSALADPDLAISCYDAPPRDRIRSLGMAHDYFEARRQKSNR encoded by the coding sequence ATGGTGAAAAAATGGTTTGCACGTCCGACGCGACAGTGGTGGTTGTGGTCAGGAATCAATTTGGGGCTGATCGCGTATTTCGGCTATGCGTTCGTCGCACCGCCGTCATCGGTCAAGGCATCGCTTCTGCCGGGCGAAACGACTCATGGCCACTACCAGATCGAACTGGATTGCAATGCTTGTCACTCGCCGACGACGGATTCCGCCGAACACTCCGCTGGCAATGTGATGACCGATGCTTGCAACCGATGCCACGCCGATCAATTGAAACGGGTCAACGACACACACCCGGCGAAGAAGTTTCGTGATCCGACGAACGCCGAATCGTTGAGCATCCTGGACGCACAAGACTGCCTGACGTGCCACCGCGAACACGTCCCCGAGCAGACCGCATCCATGGGATTAACGTTACCGACGGACTACTGCTGGCATTGCCATGACGACGTCGGCGAGAGTCGTCCGTCCCACGCCGAAATGAAATTCGATTCCTGTGCGACGGCCGGCTGCCACAACTACCACGACAATCTCGCGTTGTACGAAAAGTTTCTTGACGATCACTATGGCGAACCGGACCACCTGATCACGGCGGTCGTTCCCGCACGCGACTTTGCTTCGCAGTGGCGCGGAGGCCACACTCACGTCGGCCCGCTGGGGATCGAAGACTCCGATGGCCCGAACAGAGCATCTTCGGATCCGACAATCCTTACCGACTGGTTCGAAACGGCGCACGCGGTCGCGGGTATCAACTGCAGCGGATGCCACGAGTCTCGCGACGCTGCCGGTGCGAACACCTGGAACGACACAGTCGAAATGTCCGTTTGCGAAACGTGTCACAAGCCACAAACCGACTCTTTCCAAACCGGAAAGCACGGGATGCGTTTGGCCATGGGGATGTCGCCGATGCAACCTTCGTTGGCGCGGTTGTCGATGCACGCCGGCGCCTCGCACCAGAACCTGAACTGCAATGCCTGCCATGCCGGGCATCGCTTTGACACGCAATATGCCGCGGTAGACGCCTGTCAGCAATGCCACGCCGATTCGCACACGCTGGCCTATGCGAATTCTTCGCATGCTCAACTTTGGCGAGCCGAGATGGCCGGTGAACTTCCAGCCGGCAGCGGTGTGTCGTGCGCCACTTGTCACATGCCACGCATCGCCGGCGATGACGGAATTTGGGTCAACCATGATCAAAACGCCGTGCTGCGTCCAAGTGAAAGCATGGCTCGCGAAGTATGCGGGCATTGCCACGGAATCGAGTACGCACTGAGCGCCCTGGCCGACCCGGATCTAGCGATCTCTTGCTACGACGCACCCCCGCGCGATCGTATCCGATCCCTAGGAATGGCCCATGACTATTTCGAGGCTCGTCGACAAAAGAGCAATCGCTGA
- a CDS encoding Tll0287-like domain-containing protein, with translation MKRNEFHTTVSTHNRCNQANTALATFATAAAVVALLCTSGCSDPAAASSSPSSVGISPQKFADGVHAVMMADRTVYATHVVTNLKKQSSPVSADEYWQDSTNAIPLPAQMFRMGAELVDENPEAGFTYSLRSEWPLNEQHKAKSEFETEALKYIAANPGENYYGEEELGGTKYFVAVYPDRAVAEACWSCHNEHPDRGADYPEFGKDDVMGGVLVRVPMP, from the coding sequence ATGAAGCGAAATGAATTTCACACGACCGTTTCGACCCACAATCGATGCAACCAAGCTAACACTGCACTGGCTACCTTCGCGACAGCGGCGGCCGTCGTCGCCTTGCTGTGCACATCCGGCTGCAGCGACCCCGCCGCCGCCTCCTCATCACCGTCGTCGGTGGGTATCTCGCCACAAAAATTTGCCGACGGCGTTCACGCGGTGATGATGGCCGACCGTACGGTTTATGCGACGCACGTTGTCACGAACCTAAAGAAACAGTCCTCGCCGGTATCGGCCGACGAGTACTGGCAAGACTCGACCAACGCGATTCCGTTGCCGGCACAAATGTTTCGGATGGGCGCTGAATTGGTCGACGAAAACCCCGAAGCCGGATTCACGTACTCCCTTCGCAGCGAGTGGCCGCTGAACGAGCAACACAAAGCGAAAAGTGAGTTCGAGACCGAAGCGTTAAAGTACATCGCGGCAAACCCCGGCGAGAACTACTACGGCGAAGAAGAACTCGGTGGCACCAAGTACTTCGTCGCCGTGTATCCCGATCGCGCGGTCGCCGAGGCTTGCTGGTCCTGCCACAACGAACATCCCGATCGCGGCGCCGACTACCCCGAGTTTGGCAAAGACGATGTCATGGGTGGCGTTCTCGTCCGCGTGCCAATGCCGTAG
- a CDS encoding globin family protein, with translation MTPDQITLVQDSWAQVKPVSEQVAELFYGRLFELDPSLKSLFKGDMTEQGKKLMATLNLAVTSLTKLETILPAVKDLGRRHVQYGVPDSSYATVGEALLWTLDKGLGEAFTEDVKAAWTETYVTLSNVMLNAANEGRAAG, from the coding sequence ATGACACCTGATCAAATTACCCTCGTGCAAGACTCGTGGGCTCAAGTAAAACCCGTCTCCGAACAAGTCGCCGAGCTTTTTTACGGCCGACTTTTTGAACTGGACCCGTCTCTTAAATCACTCTTCAAAGGTGACATGACGGAACAGGGCAAGAAGTTGATGGCAACGCTAAACCTTGCCGTTACATCACTCACGAAATTGGAAACCATCCTACCAGCGGTCAAGGATCTGGGGCGTCGCCATGTCCAATACGGCGTCCCCGACTCAAGCTACGCAACCGTCGGTGAAGCACTGCTGTGGACGTTGGACAAAGGACTCGGCGAAGCATTCACCGAGGACGTCAAAGCAGCCTGGACCGAAACCTACGTGACGCTAAGCAACGTGATGCTGAACGCTGCGAACGAAGGCCGGGCCGCGGGCTAG
- a CDS encoding CmpA/NrtA family ABC transporter substrate-binding protein: MFFRGHRLLHAQLLCLATLTLFAGCSSNEITLDDLEAAAAKLDKANEENAAAGGEEIPSPTGEVAKTDTAVREMLNVEKPNLKFGFIKLTDCAPLVIAKEKGFFEDEGLSVEIEAQSNWKILLDRVIDGQLDGAHMLAGQPIGATIGIGTESPIITAYSLDYNGNGITVSNEIWGKMQENDPELKKPQPKHPISAASLKPIVDDYKREGKDFNMGMVFPVSTHNYEIRYWLAASGIHPGFYNEQNIQGTVDADVILSVTPPPQMPSTLEAGTILGYCVGEPWNQKAVVDGIGVPVTTNYDIWKNNPEKVFGVADQWNEKYPNTHIAVVKALIRAGKWLDEKDGTGKLINREEACQILSKKDYVGADVDVIDNSMTGTFVFQKTDVRPMPEFNVFFDNQASFPHYSDCVWFLTQMRRWGQITESKPASWYAETAKKIYKPEIYRTASAMLIAEGKVSKDEFPSADYDGYRPVTNEFIDGNAYDGRDPIGYINSFTIGNKEDSTLSKQ, from the coding sequence ATGTTTTTCCGCGGACACCGACTGCTTCATGCCCAACTTTTGTGCCTTGCGACACTGACCCTATTTGCCGGTTGCAGCAGCAACGAAATCACGCTCGATGACTTGGAAGCAGCTGCGGCTAAGTTGGACAAGGCGAACGAAGAGAATGCTGCCGCCGGTGGCGAGGAGATTCCATCACCGACCGGTGAAGTAGCCAAGACCGACACAGCAGTGCGAGAGATGCTGAACGTCGAAAAGCCAAACTTGAAGTTTGGGTTCATCAAGCTGACCGACTGTGCCCCCTTGGTGATCGCGAAAGAAAAAGGGTTCTTCGAAGATGAAGGTCTGAGTGTCGAAATCGAGGCGCAATCGAACTGGAAAATCCTTCTCGACCGAGTCATCGACGGCCAATTGGACGGTGCCCACATGTTGGCCGGCCAACCCATCGGAGCGACCATCGGTATCGGTACGGAGTCGCCGATCATTACCGCTTACAGCCTCGACTATAACGGCAACGGCATCACGGTCAGTAACGAAATTTGGGGCAAGATGCAGGAGAATGACCCAGAGCTGAAGAAACCACAGCCAAAGCATCCCATCTCCGCGGCTTCGTTGAAGCCGATCGTTGATGACTACAAACGCGAGGGCAAAGACTTCAACATGGGAATGGTGTTCCCCGTATCAACCCACAACTACGAAATCCGATACTGGCTTGCAGCATCGGGTATCCATCCCGGCTTCTACAACGAACAAAACATTCAAGGCACCGTCGATGCGGACGTCATCTTGTCGGTGACTCCGCCACCACAAATGCCATCGACTCTTGAGGCCGGAACCATTCTTGGTTACTGCGTCGGCGAACCCTGGAATCAAAAGGCCGTCGTCGACGGCATTGGTGTCCCGGTCACGACGAACTATGACATTTGGAAGAACAACCCCGAGAAGGTATTCGGAGTTGCCGATCAGTGGAACGAAAAGTATCCCAACACGCACATCGCGGTCGTCAAAGCCTTGATTCGTGCCGGCAAATGGCTGGACGAAAAAGACGGAACTGGAAAGTTGATCAACCGCGAAGAAGCTTGCCAGATCTTAAGTAAAAAAGACTACGTCGGAGCCGACGTGGACGTGATTGACAATTCGATGACCGGCACATTCGTTTTTCAAAAGACGGACGTTCGGCCGATGCCTGAATTCAATGTCTTCTTCGACAATCAAGCAAGCTTTCCGCACTACAGCGATTGTGTTTGGTTCTTGACCCAGATGCGCCGTTGGGGCCAGATCACCGAATCCAAGCCGGCCAGCTGGTATGCAGAGACGGCTAAGAAAATCTACAAGCCGGAAATCTACCGAACGGCTTCGGCCATGTTGATCGCCGAAGGCAAAGTGTCGAAGGATGAATTTCCTTCCGCCGACTACGACGGGTACCGCCCCGTGACGAATGAGTTCATTGACGGAAATGCGTACGACGGAAGAGATCCCATCGGCTACATCAACAGCTTCACGATCGGAAACAAAGAGGACAGCACGCTGTCAAAACAATAG